The Cryptococcus neoformans var. neoformans B-3501A chromosome 7, whole genome shotgun sequence genome window below encodes:
- a CDS encoding hypothetical protein (HMMPfam hit to DUF382, Domain of unknown function (DUF382), score: 283.9, E(): 2.4e-82; HMMPfam hit to PSP, PSP, score: 78.7, E(): 1.5e-20), with product MPTPSITTNGTGPHTTVATPVKSSAAKSRGALKRLKAKARAGGGGGKGSNRMSETPTDTESEAESTTSTVDLSTLEIDPSDPRFSAFSNIFAHFQGGEGDEIAEQLAGPAKGEIYYSDEEDDDQEAKENAVKRAQEQEGLTRRQRRQAAKLTVAELKQLVDRPEVVDWYDCDARDPRLLVNLKSHRNTVPVPNHWNAKRDYLAGKRGIEKPPYLLPSWIAETGIGEQRDAVKAKEAEQSLRQKTRERVQPKMGKIDIDYQKLHDAFFKFQGKPSMSKFGEAYYEGKELETDLRTKKPGELSQELIEALSIPPLAPPPWLIAMQRFGPPPSYPNLRIRGLNAPIPPGAQWGFHPGGWGKPPMDDFNRPLYGDVFGVLQGAEIAHQNEVDRSLWGEIEHVEEESEEESEEEEEEEEEEAEKPAANVPADGLETPSGLATPSGYNSVVSTVPGGLETPDFMDLRKNTRAQAEDVPSGPKELYQVIPERETTSRGLMGSSTAYDIGAVGKGSGIAVLGAEDSGRKRKAGDVDISIDTDEELTQEQLRAKYEASRTQQNRVYVPGADADRSGFDDVMSGEMKKRARKDDKRGKEKAEKFKF from the exons ATGCCGACACCGTCTATAACGACAAATGGGACGGGGCCTCATACAACTGTGGCTACCCCTGTCAAATCATCTGCGGCAAAGTCAAGAGGTGCTCTCAAGCGTCTAAAGGCGAAAGCGAGGGCgggtggagggggcggAAAAGGAAGCAATCGAATGAGCGAGACCCCAACTGACACGGAAAGTGAGGCTGAG TCAACAACATCGACTGTAGATCTATCTACATTGGAGATTGATCCATCGGATCCACGCTTCTCAGCGTTCTCCAACATCTTTGCTCATTTTCaagggggagagggagacgaAATTGCCGAGCAATTAGCGGGGCCAGCCAAGGGAGAGATTTATTAttcagatgaagaggacgatgacCAGGAAGCCAAGGAAAATGCAGTGAAGAGGGCCCAGGAGCAAGAGGGATTGACACGAAGGCAGCGAAGGCAGGCGGCT AAATTGACCGTGGCCGAGCTCAAGCAACTCGTCGATAGGCCAGAGGTCGTAGATTGGTATGATTGCGATGCGCGGGACCCGCGGCTTTTGGTCAACCTCAAATCTCACCGCAA TACTGTACCGGTTCCAAACCACTGGAACGCTAAGAGAGACTATCTAGCTGGCAAAAGGGGTATCGAGAAGCCGccatatcttcttcctt CCTGGATTGCGGAGACGGGCATTGGGGAGCAGCGTGATGCGGTGAAAGCTAAAGAAGCGGAGCAAAGTCTTCGACAAAAGACCCGAGAGCGTGTTCAACCTAAGATGGGCAAGATCGACATCGATTACCAAAAATTGCATGACGCCTTTTTCAAATTTCAGGGCAAACCTAGCATGAGCAAATTCGGAGAAGC TTACTACGAGGGTAAGGAGCTTGAGACTGACCTGCGAACCAAGAAGCCTGGAGAACTATCCCAAGAGCTTATAGAAGCATTGTCAATCCCCCCTCTGgctcctccaccttggCTCATTGCCATGCAGCGATTCGGTCCTCCACCTAGCTATCCTAACCTTCGTATTCGAGGTCTCAATGCGCCTATTCCGCCGGG TGCTCAGTGGGGTTTCCATCCAGGTGGGTGGGGAAAACCGCCCATGGACGATTTCAATCGACCTCTCTACGGCGACGTCTTTGGCGTGCTGCAGGGTGCTGAGATAGCG CATCAGAATGAAGTCGATCGAAGCCTCTGGGGTGAGATTGAGCACgtcgaagaag AATCCGAAGAGGAAtctgaggaggaagaagaagaggaggaggaggaagctgaaAAGCCTGCCGCCAACGTTCCTGCTGATGGCCTCGAGACCCCCTCGGGTTTGGCAACGCCGTCAGGTTACAACTCTGTCGTGTCTACAGTACCTGGCGGTCTTGAAACCCCTGATTTCATGGACCTTAGAAAGAACACCAGAGCCCAGGCGGAGGATGTTCCATCTGGACCAAAGGAGTTGTACCAGGTCATCCCTGAGAGGGAAACTACCTCCCGGGGTCTTATGGGAAGTTCGACAGCTTATGATATCGGCGCTGTGGGTAAGGGTAGTGGAATTGCAGTGTTGGGTGCCGAAGATAGCGGGCGAAAG CGTAAAGCAGGAGACGTAGATATCTCTATCGACACCGACGAAGAGCTCACACAGGAGCAACTTCGGGCCAAGTACGAAGCTTCTAGAACTCAGCAAAACCGAGTCTACGTCCCGGGGGCCGACGCGGATAGAAGCGGTTTCGACGATGTTATGTCTGgtgagatgaagaagagggcgaggaaggatgataaaaggggaaaagagaaggccGAAAAGTTCAAGTTTTAA
- a CDS encoding hypothetical protein (Match to ESTs gb|CF185582.1|CF185582, gb|CF185581.1|CF185581; HMMPfam hit to UPF0057, Uncharacterized protein family UPF0057, score: 66.3, E(): 7.9e-17) translates to MGRPPSSTGDVLLYFLALFIPPIPVFMKRGCAADVWINILLWILGWIPGVLHAWWIISKYGRPEGAPIGSTSRY, encoded by the exons ATGGGTCGCCCTCCTTCCT CTACTGGAGACGTTCTTCTCTATTTCTTGGCTTTGTTCATTCCGCCTATACCCGT CTTTATGAAGAGGGGATGCGCTGCGGATGTTTGGATCAATATCCTTCTTTGGATCCTTGGATGGATTCCTG GGGTTCTGCATGCTTGGTGGATCATCTCCAAATACGGGCGTCCTGAAGGAGCCCCTATAGGGTCCACTTCTCGTTACTGA
- a CDS encoding hypothetical protein (Match to ESTs gb|CF194487.1|CF194487, gb|CF188678.1|CF188678; HMMPfam hit to Aldedh, Aldehyde dehydrogenase family, score: 268.7, E(): 9.6e-78) has translation MLVKSRPRISPLFAGMRYYSQISRVPLWIGGKQVTSTSRGTIIHKHPRTGQKSCEMVIAGELETSEAIRHSHEAYKSWSMVSGWERRSILQNALRLLKERSANIASLLRADADFSDLLVHSDIDSSINLLDGSAETAISIEGYMPQTIDGSLAMVMKEPHGPVLSIPAFNFPLTLAVRSIVYPIACSNTVVMKASPLVPQLSTFIAALFNDAGLPPGVLQILSFSEDEVGKRVKQLISHDDIRFVNFTGSVSLGKQLASLCGQYLKPSVMELGGKAPAIVLPSANLQLAANHILFGAFLNSGQVCMSMERVIVHEKIAEEFEQVLKSEAIKAGWVGGMELVRSGAGERAKHMVDQAVRMGARVIYSAGADGSAASLSSKSAYPPTILADVRRDADLFQVESFAPILTVQSGSDLSSIIAMANSHETGLSASVFCQDLALALKVAQSLQSGAVHINGMSVHDEHGLPHGGTKSSGWSRFNGKGAIESFTQTKVIRINGTNLSLPLSALYRGLPENGSSEI, from the exons ATGCTCGTCAAATCCCGTCCCCGTATATCACCTTTATTCGCTGGTATGCGCTATTATTCCCAGATCAGCCGGGTTCCTCTTTGGATTGGAGGAAAGCAAGTAACGTCAACTAGCCGCGGAACAATCATTCACAAGCACCCGAGAACAGGGCAGAAAAGCTGTGAGATGGTTATTGCCGGTGAACTGGAAAC GAGCGAAGCAATTCGTCACAGTCACGAAGCTTATAAGTCATGGAGTATGGTCTCCGGTTGGGAAAGACGGTCCATATTACAAAAT GCCTTACGATTGCTGAAGGAGCGGTCGGCAAATATTGCGAGCCTGCTTCGTGCAGATGCCGACTTTTCAGACCTTCTTGTTCACAGCGATATAGATTCTTCTATAAACTTATTGGACGGTTCTGCTGAAAC AGCAATATCTATTGAA GGATATATGCCACAGACCATAGATGGTAGCTTGGCCATGGTAATGAAGGAACCGCACGGGCCGGTTCTCAGCATACCTGCATTCAATTTCCCACTCACATTGGCAGTGCGTAGCATAG TCTATCCCATCGCTTGCAGTAACACTGTGGTCATGAAGG CATCACCACTTGTACCTCAGCTTTCAACCTTCATAGCTGCGCTATTCAATGACGCAGGGCTTCCTCCCGGTGTGCTTCAAATATTGAGTTTCTCCGAAGATGAAGTGGGCAAAAGAGTCAAGCAGCTTATTTCTCACGATGACATACGT TTTGTCAACTTCACTGGTTCAGTCAGTTTAGGCAAACAGCTCGCAAGCCTTTGTGGACAATATCTTAA ACCTTCAGTCATGGAGCTGGGGGGTAAAGCCCCAGCCATTGTTTTACCCTCCGCTAATTTACAGTTGGCGGCCAATCAC ATTTTATTTGGGGCATTTCTTAACTCGGGACAAGTCTGCATGTCAATGGAAAGAGTCATCGTCCATGAGAAAATTGCTGAAGAATTCGAGCAAGTTCTCAAATCAGAGGCCATCAAGGCAGGCTGGGTTGGGGGCATGGAGTTGGTCAGATCGGGAGCAGGAGAAAGAGCAAAACATATGGTTGACCAAGCTGTGAGGATG GGAGCCAGAGTGATTTACAGCGCAGGAGCAGACGGCTCAGCTGCGTCACTTTCGTCGAAGTCTGCATACCCGCCAACGATCCTAGCTGATGTTCGCCGCGATGCGGATCTCTTTCAGGTCGAGTCATTTGCCCCCATTTTGACGGTCCAGTCGGGGTCTGATTTATCTTCAATAATTGCCATGGCGAACTCTCACGAAACAGGACTTTCGGCGTCTGTCTTTTGTCAAGACCTCGCTTTGGCACTCAAAGTGGCACAAAGTCTACAGTCTGGGGCCGTCCATATAAATGGTATGAGCGTCCACGATGAGCATGGACTGCCTCATGGGGGCACAAAAAGCAGCGGATGGAGCAGATTCAATGGCAAAGGCGCCATTGAAAGTTTTACTCAGACGAAAGTCATTCGAATTAATGGAACAAATCTCTCATTGCCATTGTCAGCGCTCTACCGTGGCTTACCAGAGAATGGTTCTAGTGAAATTTAA
- a CDS encoding hypothetical protein (Match to ESTs gb|CF186631.1|CF186631, gb|CF186004.1|CF186004; HMMPfam hit to Lyase_1, Lyase, score: 244.2, E(): 2.3e-70), translated as MDSYQTPLSSRYASKEMSKLFSSGARFGTWRKLWLNLAIAEKELGLTISDAAIEQMKANLELDEAQMKVAAEEEKKRRHDVMAHVHTFGTVAPEAAGIIHLGATSCYVTDNADLIFLRDGLDILLPKLATVISRLANFAKQYRDLPTLGFTHFQPAQLTTVGKRATLWIQELLWDLRNLRRARDDLGFRGVKGTTGTQASFLALFDGDHAKVEALDKRVTELFGFPYAYPVTGQTYSRKIDADVLGPLSSFGATVHKIATDIRLLANLKEIEEPFEKDQIGSSAMAYKRNPMRCERACSLARHLMVIYQNTLMTSSVQWLERTLDDSANRRVTIPEAFLTADILLTTLQNISEGLVVYPRVIGRRISQELPFMATENIIMAIVKAGGDRQECHEKIRVLSHQAGAVVKEEGGENDLIDRVKKDEYFKPIWGQLDALLDPRTFVGRAPEQVDGFLKEWVEPALKPYEEALKNVKTAELSV; from the exons ATGGATAGCTACCAAACTCCCCTTTCTTC CCGATATGCCTCCAAGGAGATGTCCAAACTTTTCTCCTCTGGA GCTCGCTTCGGAACTTGGAGAAAGCTATGGCTTAACCTTGCCATCGCCGAGAAG GAGCTCGGTCTTACCATCTCCGATGCTGCCATTGAGCAAATGAAAGCCAACCTCGAGCTCGATGAGGCTCAGATGAAGGTTGCagctgaggaagagaagaagaggaggc ACGACGTTATGGCTCATGTCCACACTTTCGGTACTGTGGCCCCAGAGGCTGCCGGCATCATTCA CTTGGGTGCCACTTCATGCTATGTCACTGA CAATGCGgacctcatcttcctccgagACGGTCTTGACATTCTCCTTCCAAAGCTTGCTACGGTGATCTCTCGTCTTGCCAACTTCGCTAAACAATACCGAGATCTTCCTACTCTTGGTTTCACCCATTTCCAGCCCGCACAACTTACTACCGTCGGCAAGCGTGCCACTCTCTGGATTCAAGAGCTATTGTGGGACTTGCGTAACCTTAGGCGCGCTAGAGATGACTTGGGTTTCCGAGGCGTCAAGGGAACTACCGGCACCCAggcctccttcttggcgtTGTTCGACGGTGACCACGCTAAG GTTGAGGCCCTTGACAAGCGAGTGACTGAGCTTTTCGGCTTCCCTTACGCCTATCCCGTCACTGGTCAGACTTACTCTCGAAAGATCGACGCCGATGTCCTTGGCCCTCTTTCCAGCTTTGGCGCGACTGTGCACAAGATCGCCACTGACA TCCGATTGCTCGCGAACTTGAAGGAAATTGAAGAGCCTTTCGAAAAGGACCAAATTGGCAGCTCTGCTATGGCCTATAAG CGAAACCCTATGCGATGTGAACGAGCGTGTTCCCTTGCACGACATCTTATGGTCATCTACCAAAATACTCTCATGACCTCTTCCGTCCAGTGGCTTGAGCGTACTTTGGATGACAG TGCCAACAGACGTGTCACCATTCCCGAGGCTTTCCTCACCGCCGACATCCTCCTCACTACTTTGCAGAACATCTCTGAGGGTCTCGTCGTTTACCCCCGAGTCATTGGTCGTCGAATCTCGCAGGAGCTCCCATTCATGGCCACTgaaaacatcatcatggCTATCGTTAAAGCCGGTGGTGATAGGCAAGAGTGTCATGAAAAAATCCGAGTCCTTTCCCATCAGGCCGGTGCTGTtgtcaaggaggaaggcggAGAGAATGATCTTATTGACAGAGTCAAGAAGGACGAATACTTCAAGCCCATTTGGGGCCAGTTGGATGCCCTCCTTGATCCCAGAACTTTTGTTGGTAGGGCTCCTGAACAGGTGGATGGTTTCCTCAAGGAGTGGGTTGAACCCGCTCTCAAACCTTACGAGGAGGCCTTAAAGAACGTCAAGACTGCCGAGTTGTCGGTGTAA
- a CDS encoding hypothetical protein (Match to EST gb|CF188166.1|CF188166; HMMPfam hit to WD40, WD domain, G-beta repeat, score: 229.9, E(): 4.6e-66) produces the protein MSTSLETPSGTSAGPSIVASGLPPLADLVRAGSKRTRVVYGAETSAVEDDGLARANKIKLATKLAIEYKDVQTLPPILQAQQTGPAGPKRPTQPSIAASATAGPNVKLIGGPEAEKASSSTPQAVAEPRSLVKFRHQEGFAAEGGQATSRLSQALMRKKEAREVKPEYHPEWKLTRVISGHMGWVRAVAMDPGSQWFATGAGDRVIKIWDLASGELKLSLTGHISTIRGLAVSDRHPYLFSCAEDKMVKCWDLETNKVIRHYHGHFSGVYSLSVHPTLDVLVTGGRDASVRVWDMRTRANIFTLTGHTSTVGDVKTQDSDPQIISGSMDSTVRLWDLAAGKCMNTLTHHKKSVRALAIHPTEYSFASASSGGNNIKKWKCPEGIFVNNFVGHEAIINTLSINSENVLFSGADNGTLTLWDYKTGLPFQHLKDIPQPGSLDAEAGVFCSTFDKTGTRLITGGADKTIKVYSEQA, from the exons ATGTCAACGTCACTCGAAACCCCCTCAGGGACCTCCGCTGGCCCTTCAATTGTTGCCAGCGGGCTCCCCCCTCTAGCTGATTTAGTACGAGCAGGGAGCAAACGAACTCGAGTCGTGTACGGTGCGGAGACTTCAGCGGTGGAAGACGATGGTCTCGCAAGGGC AAACAAAATTAAGCTGGCCACGAAACTGGCGATTGAGTACAAGGACGTTCAAACATTACCACCTATCTTACAAGCTCAGCAAACCGGTCCAGCCGGACCCAAGCGACCAACACAGCCATCCATTGCCGCTTCCGCTACCGCTGGTCCCAACGTCAAGCTCATTGGCGGACCCGAGGCTGAGAAAGC GTCCTCATCCACCCCTCAAGCTGTTGCCGAGCCTCGCTCATTAGTGAAGTTCAGACATCAAGAAGGATTTGCCGCTGAGGGTGGCCAGGCTACTTCCAGATTGTCGCAAGctttgatgaggaagaaggaagccaGAGAAGTCAAGCCCGAATATCACCCCGAGT GGAAGCTTACACGAGTTATTTCTGGCCATATGGGATGGGTGCGCGCCGTTGCAATGGATCCAGGAAGTCAATGGTTTGCCACCGGTGCTGGTGATCGTGTTATCAAG ATATGGGATCTTGCTTCGGGAGAACTCAAACTGTCATTAACTGGACATATCTCTACCATCCGAGGGTTAGCAGTATCAGATCGTCACCCGTATTTGTTTTCTTGCGCGGAAGACAAGATGGTCAAGTGCTGGGATCTTGAGACCAACAAGGTCATCCGGCACTATCATGGTCACTTTTCCGGCGTCTATTCCCTTTC AGTCCATCCTACGTTAGACGTACTAGTCACCGGTGGTCGAGATGCGAGCGTTAGA GTATGGGACATGCGTACGCGAGCCAACATCTTCACACTCACTGGCCATACGAGTACTGTGGGCGATGTCAAGACTCAGGACTCTGATCCGCAAATCATATCCGGTAGTATGGATAGCACCGTTAG GCTATGGGATCTTGCGGCTGGCAAATGCATGAACACTCTCACTCACCACAAGAAGTCTGTTCGTGCCCTTGCGATCCATCCGACGGAGTACAGCTTTGCTAGTGCTAGCTCAGGTGGCAACAATATCAAAAAATGGAAATGCCCAGAGGGCATCTTTGTCAACAACTTTGTCGGTCATGAGGCCATCATCAATACACTGAGTATCAACTCGGAGAATGTCTTGTTTTCTGGAG CGGACAACGGTACTCTCACATTATGGGATTACAAGACTGGTTTGCCTTTCCAACACCTCAAGGATATTCCCCAACCTGGTTCACTCGATGCCGAAGCG GGAGTGTTCTGTTCTACATTTGACAAAACGGGCACGCGTCTCATTACAGGTGGAGCAGATAAGACAATCAAGGTGTATTCCGAGCAGGCATAG